Proteins found in one Capsicum annuum cultivar UCD-10X-F1 unplaced genomic scaffold, UCD10Xv1.1 ctg51530, whole genome shotgun sequence genomic segment:
- the LOC124892879 gene encoding putative receptor-like protein kinase At3g47110, with protein MQFLYLSENRFTGEIPKEIRNLIKLEELLLEINSFSGSLPMEIFNISGLKVISLTSNNLSGTFPTNMCSILPNIEKLFLNNLANIDGTIPHSISNCSKLTHLELSENKLTGLIPNSLGYLTHLQFLNFEENNLNSDSSLSFLTSLTNCRNLTFLDVSFNPLNGMLPISVGNLSTSLIKFYIGRCKIKGRISNEVANLSNLIDFDLSENNLVEWIPTSIGNLRNLQGLYLSNNKLTGSIGDDICKLQHLDVIDMTQNQFSGSLPNCLGNITSLGEIHLGSNILSSNIPPSLGNLKALVVLDLSSNNM; from the exons ATGCAATTTTTATATCTTAGCGAAAATAGGTTTACTG GTGAAATACCCAAAGAGATAAGAAATCTCATTAAATTGGAGGAACTTCTTCTTGAGATAAATAGTTTTAGTGGTTCACTTCCAATGGAGATCTTCAACATATCAGGCCTGAAAGTAATTTCTCTTACAAGCAATAATCTATCAGGAACCTTCCCAACAAACATGTGTTCTATCTTACCCAACATTGAAAAGCTTTTTCTGAACAACTTAGCCAATATTGATGGGACTATTCCTCATTCAATCtccaattgttcaaaacttaCTCATCTAGAACTTTCAGAAAACAAACTTACGGGATTGATTCCCAACTCACTTGGATATTTGACCCATCTACAGTTCCTAAACTTTGAGGAAAACAATTTAAACAGTGACTCATCATTAAGCTTCCTGACTTCCTTAACCAATTGCAGAAATTTAACATTTCTTGATGTATCTTTCAACCCTCTAAACGGCATGCTTCCAATCTCTGTAGGGAATCTTTCCACGTCTCTTATAAAGTTTTACATCGGGCGTTGCAAAATAAAAGGGCGAATTTCAAATGAAGTTGCAAACTTAAGCAACTTAATAGACTTTGACCTTTCTGAAAACAACTTGGTTGAATGGATTCCCACATCAATTGGCAACTTGAGAAACCTGCAGGGCTTGTACTTGAGTAATAACAAACTTACAGGATCTATCGGAGATGATATATGTAAATTGCAGCACTTGGATGTCATAGACATGActcaaaatcaattttcaggTTCTCTTCCTAATTGTTTAGGAAACATTACTTCCCTTGGAGAGATACATCTGGGTTCCAATATATTGAGTTCCAATATACCACCAAGCTTAGGGAACCTTAAAGCTCTAGTGGTTCTTGACTTATCTTCAAACAACATG